From the genome of Brevibacterium sp. JSBI002, one region includes:
- a CDS encoding xanthine dehydrogenase small subunit has protein sequence MSAATTDQSTAEVTINGTVREFDGPPHTNALDFLRGQGLTGAKEGCAEGECGACAIMVARPDESDGTRWTSVNSCLLPAAALDGGEVVTSEGLADGDTVHPVQEEMAVRGGSQCGYCTPGFISSMAAEYYRPDRCEDGFDLHSLSGNLCRCTGYRPIRDAANALGQPAADDALAARRDRPAPSARATDYQRADTATGKIGRYRRPATLAEATSILSEDPEATVVAGATDWGVEVNIKGARGKNILAVDRLEEMRGIRRTESFVELGASRTLSELERELDGDIPLLGKLFPQFASRLIRNGATIGGNLGTGSPIGDTPPALLALEAELVLTSVRGARTVALADYFTGYRQTVRESDELITAIRIPLPLSPLTSFQKIAKRRFDDISSVAIGYAVDIQDGLIAKARIGLGGVAATPLRATATEALLEGWPWTLETVHAAAETLAAEGTPMDDHRASAKYRTAMLRSSLERFYAEQLGHPAVTSQEVK, from the coding sequence ATGTCCGCAGCGACAACGGACCAGTCAACTGCCGAAGTGACAATCAACGGGACCGTTCGTGAGTTCGACGGCCCACCCCATACGAATGCGCTGGACTTCCTGCGCGGTCAGGGTCTGACCGGAGCGAAGGAAGGCTGCGCCGAAGGCGAATGCGGGGCCTGCGCGATCATGGTCGCCCGCCCCGATGAATCCGACGGAACCCGCTGGACCTCGGTGAACTCCTGCCTGCTGCCGGCAGCAGCCCTCGACGGGGGAGAGGTCGTGACCTCCGAAGGTCTGGCCGACGGAGACACCGTTCACCCCGTCCAGGAAGAGATGGCCGTGCGCGGCGGATCCCAATGCGGATACTGCACCCCGGGCTTCATCTCCTCGATGGCCGCCGAATACTACCGCCCCGATCGCTGCGAGGACGGCTTCGACCTCCACTCCTTGTCGGGCAACCTGTGCCGCTGCACCGGCTACCGCCCCATCCGCGATGCCGCGAATGCGCTGGGACAGCCCGCCGCCGACGATGCGCTGGCCGCCCGCCGTGACCGTCCGGCCCCGTCGGCTCGAGCCACCGACTATCAGCGAGCCGACACCGCCACCGGGAAGATCGGACGCTACCGTCGTCCCGCCACTCTCGCCGAGGCGACCTCCATCCTCAGCGAGGATCCCGAGGCCACCGTCGTGGCCGGGGCCACCGACTGGGGCGTCGAGGTCAACATCAAGGGAGCGCGCGGTAAGAACATCCTCGCCGTCGACCGGCTCGAGGAGATGCGCGGAATCCGCCGGACCGAGTCGTTCGTCGAACTCGGCGCCTCCCGCACCCTGTCCGAACTCGAGCGTGAGCTCGACGGAGACATTCCGCTGCTGGGCAAGCTGTTCCCGCAGTTCGCCTCCCGCCTCATCCGCAACGGGGCGACCATCGGCGGCAACCTCGGCACCGGTTCGCCCATCGGCGACACCCCGCCGGCTCTGTTGGCCCTCGAAGCCGAGCTCGTGCTCACCTCGGTGCGCGGGGCGCGAACCGTGGCGCTGGCCGACTACTTCACCGGATACCGGCAGACGGTGCGGGAGTCCGATGAACTCATCACCGCCATCCGCATCCCGCTGCCGCTGTCCCCGCTGACGTCGTTCCAGAAGATCGCCAAGCGCCGTTTCGACGACATCTCCTCGGTGGCGATCGGCTACGCCGTCGACATCCAGGACGGATTGATCGCCAAGGCTCGGATCGGCCTCGGCGGAGTTGCGGCCACTCCGCTGCGCGCCACCGCCACCGAAGCCCTCCTCGAAGGCTGGCCATGGACATTGGAGACCGTGCACGCGGCGGCCGAGACGCTGGCCGCCGAAGGCACCCCGATGGACGACCACCGGGCGAGTGCGAAATACCGGACCGCGATGCTGCGGTCCTCCCTCGAACGCTTCTACGCCGAGCAGCTCGGCCACCCGGCCGTGACCAGCCAGGAGGTCAAGTGA